From Paenibacillus graminis, a single genomic window includes:
- a CDS encoding YiiG family protein — protein sequence MRKLSFVIAIIMLGAMLSACSANTSTVGQAPAGVTSGESKEIEKYNAYVRLNNLMTGRINEVLVHYFEKFGVDTQPVIEENFSFIMLGVAETEREVVDKANGYTASQPAFANADPLVIKLAPVLKDLLSVLDDMKAYYDTRGYVDDDFAKGKQLHTKLVSANLAYETVANQYFTALQKLGNEQRLAELQKLKDADQQIRYNALKFMIDAEATAIEMDEQGITASNVLQLDMTKFKAKYDIMTADLSVLMTILKDKERIQKEGINSFSIESYVNSATEAKAAASKIIERINKKEPVSDSDLNGQFLNTTDGTPENFNYLLSKAVERFNEMN from the coding sequence TTGAGAAAGCTATCATTCGTTATTGCCATTATCATGTTAGGTGCAATGTTGTCCGCTTGTTCTGCCAATACATCCACCGTGGGTCAAGCACCTGCAGGCGTTACGTCCGGCGAGAGCAAAGAAATCGAAAAATACAATGCGTATGTCAGGCTGAACAACTTGATGACAGGTAGAATCAATGAGGTTCTAGTTCATTATTTTGAGAAGTTCGGAGTTGATACACAGCCTGTAATCGAGGAGAACTTCAGCTTCATCATGCTCGGCGTTGCTGAAACTGAGCGGGAAGTTGTTGATAAAGCGAACGGCTATACCGCAAGCCAACCTGCTTTTGCGAACGCAGACCCCCTAGTGATCAAACTGGCACCGGTCCTCAAAGATTTGTTGTCTGTCCTGGACGATATGAAAGCCTACTATGATACAAGAGGCTACGTGGATGATGATTTCGCAAAAGGAAAACAGCTGCATACCAAGCTGGTAAGTGCCAATCTCGCTTACGAGACTGTCGCCAACCAATACTTCACGGCTTTGCAAAAATTGGGTAATGAGCAGCGTCTGGCTGAACTGCAAAAACTGAAGGATGCAGACCAGCAGATCAGGTATAATGCCTTGAAGTTCATGATAGATGCCGAGGCTACGGCCATTGAAATGGATGAACAGGGAATCACCGCCAGCAACGTGCTGCAGCTTGACATGACGAAGTTTAAAGCCAAATACGACATCATGACCGCAGATCTGAGTGTGCTCATGACGATCTTAAAAGACAAGGAACGAATTCAAAAAGAAGGGATTAACAGCTTCAGTATCGAGAGCTATGTTAATTCAGCCACTGAGGCAAAAGCGGCTGCTTCAAAAATCATTGAACGCATCAATAAGAAGGAACCTGTGTCTGATTCTGACCTGAACGGCCAGTTCCTGAACACTACAGATGGTACACCCGAGAATTTCAATTATCTTCTAAGCAAGGCAGTTGAACGATTTAATGAAATGAATTAA
- a CDS encoding glycoside hydrolase family 88 protein yields MWAQAIEDALRVISNNIGRFGDKFPVTSTQGNRIYRLTPGNDWTEGFWTGLLWLSYEYSKDPRFRTAAMTTLDNFRERLEHRTGLEHHDIGFLYSLSIKAHWILERDESSRSAALQAADILLERWRDIPGILQAWGPKDDPENGGRIIIDCLMNLPLLHWAYQQTGREAYRQAAEQQTAMSRRFLVRGDDSTYHTFYFDPITGDSIRGGTHQGSRDGSTWTRGQAWGIYGFALAYRYMRQPELLETSKRLARYFADRLPEDGVVFWDFDVPQIPETKRDSSAAAIAASGMLELVALLPEHDADREWLAQSARRIVASLAANYSTKGEPDAQGLLNRGSYAVRLDISPDDYVIWGDYFYLEALMRLERGVPGYWYER; encoded by the coding sequence ATGTGGGCACAAGCTATCGAAGACGCCTTGCGCGTAATTTCAAACAATATTGGGCGGTTTGGAGACAAGTTCCCCGTTACAAGCACCCAAGGAAACCGGATCTACCGGCTAACTCCGGGTAATGATTGGACCGAGGGCTTCTGGACCGGGCTGCTCTGGCTGTCCTATGAATATTCCAAGGACCCCCGGTTTCGGACTGCCGCTATGACAACATTGGACAACTTCCGGGAGCGTCTTGAGCACCGGACGGGCCTGGAGCATCATGACATCGGATTTCTCTATTCTCTCTCCATCAAAGCCCATTGGATTCTGGAACGGGACGAAAGCTCCCGGTCCGCTGCCTTGCAGGCTGCGGATATTCTGCTGGAAAGATGGCGCGACATTCCGGGAATTCTCCAGGCGTGGGGACCCAAGGATGATCCCGAGAACGGCGGGCGCATTATCATCGATTGCCTGATGAATCTGCCTTTGCTGCATTGGGCTTACCAGCAGACCGGCCGGGAGGCCTACCGTCAGGCCGCCGAGCAGCAGACGGCCATGAGCCGCCGATTTCTGGTCCGCGGAGATGACTCCACGTACCATACCTTTTACTTTGATCCGATAACCGGGGACTCGATCCGCGGGGGCACCCACCAAGGGAGCCGGGACGGATCAACCTGGACCAGAGGCCAAGCCTGGGGCATTTACGGTTTCGCGCTGGCCTACCGGTATATGCGGCAGCCCGAGCTGCTGGAAACCTCCAAGCGGCTCGCCCGCTATTTTGCGGACCGTCTCCCCGAGGATGGTGTTGTGTTCTGGGATTTCGATGTGCCGCAGATTCCGGAGACCAAACGGGACAGCTCCGCTGCAGCCATCGCCGCGTCGGGCATGCTGGAGCTGGTTGCCCTGCTTCCAGAGCATGACGCTGACCGGGAATGGCTGGCACAATCAGCCCGGAGAATCGTTGCCTCCCTTGCCGCCAACTACTCCACGAAGGGTGAGCCGGATGCACAAGGACTGCTGAACCGGGGTTCCTATGCCGTCCGGCTTGATATTTCGCCTGATGATTATGTGATCTGGGGAGATTATTTCTATCTGGAAGCCTTAATGCGGCTGGAGCGCGGAGTGCCGGGCTATTGGTATGAACGGTAA
- a CDS encoding alginate lyase family protein, with translation MNSQAALQQLLQVANDSMSVSCHAVSTWHIPGFYFDMAGHQAAKRLMEEDAQAAYTAALAYRHTGRTAYADKALELIDGWAAINKVLTGDDGPLVSAYLGTGLIRAAELLHSYSGWRKENKDQFIAWMTGVCLPGWDRIPLRNNWWSWSLYAQLSLFRLMDDQARFAEEVAYLKEHIDSSLETSGLIPEETTRGNNAIWYHYFSLAPLTAAIKLVDDTTGENLFHWTSPGGKSVKKALDTFFYYADGRIEEWPYDNGQKFPAPLASDTWPLDLYEAMFNVYREPEYERFVSPYRPITGNKNSSSGYYQSYAWIFPELQFTHS, from the coding sequence ATGAACAGCCAGGCTGCATTACAACAGCTGCTGCAAGTTGCAAATGACAGCATGTCGGTTAGCTGCCACGCCGTTTCCACATGGCATATTCCGGGCTTTTACTTCGATATGGCCGGCCATCAGGCAGCCAAGCGGCTGATGGAGGAGGATGCCCAGGCGGCGTACACAGCGGCGTTGGCTTACCGCCACACCGGCAGGACCGCCTATGCGGATAAGGCACTTGAATTGATTGATGGCTGGGCAGCCATCAACAAGGTGCTGACCGGCGATGACGGCCCGCTGGTCTCCGCCTATCTGGGAACAGGACTGATCCGGGCGGCTGAGCTGCTCCACAGCTATTCCGGCTGGCGCAAGGAGAACAAGGACCAGTTCATTGCCTGGATGACCGGGGTATGCCTGCCCGGGTGGGACCGCATTCCGCTCCGGAACAACTGGTGGAGCTGGAGCTTGTATGCCCAATTATCCTTGTTCCGCCTGATGGACGACCAAGCCCGTTTTGCGGAAGAAGTCGCCTATCTCAAGGAACATATTGACAGCTCTCTTGAAACTTCCGGACTCATTCCGGAAGAAACAACAAGAGGAAACAATGCAATCTGGTATCATTATTTCTCCCTTGCTCCCCTTACGGCTGCCATCAAGCTAGTCGATGACACTACCGGCGAGAATTTGTTTCACTGGACCTCTCCCGGCGGAAAAAGCGTCAAGAAGGCACTCGATACCTTCTTTTATTATGCCGATGGGCGCATAGAGGAATGGCCGTATGACAACGGTCAGAAATTCCCGGCACCGCTTGCTTCCGATACGTGGCCGCTGGATTTGTACGAAGCCATGTTCAACGTTTACAGGGAACCCGAATATGAGCGCTTTGTCTCTCCCTATCGCCCGATTACTGGCAACAAAAATAGCAGCAGCGGGTATTATCAGTCATACGCCTGGATTTTTCCCGAGCTGCAGTTCACACACAGCTAG